In Pirellulales bacterium, one genomic interval encodes:
- a CDS encoding DUF6677 family protein, producing the protein MPKTSPVKDTGRGPGTYTPEGIPLRDPLLAAVLAWLIPGAGHWYQGRRSKAVLFFVCILGTFFYGLYLGEGRVVYASMRPEDRRFPYFCQVAVGIPALPALVQAYRVNHGKEPINFGFGDKFMVPPGITKRGLDGPNELDDLQKRLNRYFELGTVYTMVAGLLNVLAIYDAWGGPAEPDMPAKKEDDDERPPAATGPPEQ; encoded by the coding sequence GTGCCCAAGACATCACCGGTCAAAGACACCGGCCGAGGCCCAGGGACTTACACTCCCGAAGGTATTCCGCTCAGAGATCCGCTGCTTGCCGCCGTGCTCGCCTGGTTGATTCCCGGCGCCGGGCACTGGTATCAGGGACGGCGCTCGAAGGCGGTGTTGTTCTTTGTCTGCATCCTGGGGACGTTCTTCTACGGCTTGTACCTGGGCGAAGGGCGCGTCGTGTACGCTTCGATGCGGCCCGAGGACCGGCGGTTCCCCTATTTTTGCCAGGTTGCGGTTGGCATTCCAGCCTTGCCGGCGCTGGTCCAGGCGTACCGCGTGAACCACGGCAAAGAGCCAATCAATTTTGGCTTTGGCGACAAGTTCATGGTGCCACCGGGCATCACCAAGCGCGGGCTTGACGGCCCCAACGAATTGGACGATTTGCAGAAGCGGTTGAACCGCTATTTCGAGCTTGGCACCGTCTACACGATGGTGGCCGGGTTGCTCAACGTGCTGGCTATCTACGACGCTTGGGGCGGACCAGCCGAGCCCGACATGCCGGCGAAAAAAGAGGATGACGACGAACGGCCACCGGCTGCCACCGGGCCGCCCGAACAGTAA
- a CDS encoding aminotransferase class IV, producing MSQRIVYFNGRYVPEREARLSIYDSALVMGDMAFEVTRTVLGRPFRLDDHLARLFHTLDALRIDPGLTQSELRTISEESLARNLPTETADVDWNIIHNISRGPVPACRDAFTSEELRPTVIVSCFPLLEKLAALASSYDSGIDLVVPAQRSLPGDLLDDALKTRSRLHYQLANLQAAEIRPGSWAVLVDPAGHLTEGTSGNVFVVHHGALVTPRAENLLPGLTRQMVIDLAAQLGIPCRETDLTPEQAAAGDEMFMTSTSIGILHVRSFQGRSIGGGGIGPVTARLRAGLCEAVGIDFAAQAARYAAAASRA from the coding sequence ATGAGCCAGCGCATCGTCTATTTCAATGGTCGATACGTTCCCGAGAGGGAGGCTCGCCTTTCGATCTACGACTCGGCACTGGTCATGGGGGACATGGCCTTCGAAGTGACTCGCACAGTACTCGGGCGTCCCTTTCGGCTCGACGATCATTTGGCGAGGCTGTTTCATACGCTGGATGCCTTGCGGATTGATCCAGGCCTGACCCAGAGCGAACTACGCACGATCAGCGAAGAATCGTTGGCCCGTAACTTGCCGACCGAAACGGCCGACGTCGACTGGAACATCATCCACAATATATCGCGAGGTCCGGTGCCGGCCTGTCGCGATGCGTTCACGTCCGAGGAATTGCGACCGACGGTTATCGTCAGCTGTTTCCCTCTGCTCGAAAAGCTCGCCGCGCTCGCCAGTTCCTATGACTCAGGCATCGATTTGGTGGTGCCGGCCCAGCGATCTTTGCCCGGCGATCTGCTCGACGATGCGCTCAAAACGCGCAGCCGTTTGCACTACCAGTTGGCGAACTTGCAGGCGGCCGAGATCCGGCCCGGCTCGTGGGCCGTCTTGGTCGACCCGGCCGGCCACCTAACCGAAGGCACCAGTGGCAACGTGTTTGTGGTACATCACGGAGCGCTTGTCACCCCGCGGGCCGAGAATCTATTGCCCGGGCTGACGCGGCAAATGGTGATCGATCTGGCCGCCCAATTGGGCATTCCCTGCCGCGAGACCGACTTAACGCCCGAACAGGCGGCCGCGGGCGACGAGATGTTCATGACCTCGACGAGCATCGGCATCCTGCACGTACGCAGCTTCCAGGGCCGCTCGATCGGTGGCGGAGGTATTGGCCCGGTTACGGCCCGATTGCGCGCTGGGCTGTGCGAGGCGGTTGGGATCGACTTTGCCGCCCAGGCGGCGCGCTATGCGGCCGCGGCCTCGCGAGCCTGA
- the lpxD gene encoding UDP-3-O-(3-hydroxymyristoyl)glucosamine N-acyltransferase: MAYTLTDIAQLVDGTPVGDPTTSIRGVAVLYDAGSGDVTLIDNAEKAARLGESRAAAAIVPRGVTCGLLPTVEVDDVHAAFARVVALFRPQRKAKRIGISSKATISATAQLGHDVDVYAGVTIADDVEIGNGCTIHAGVQILAGCKIGAGVTIYPNAVLYEDTIVGPRSTIHAGVVLGAHGFGYKFVDGRHVLASQFGWVELGADVDVGAGSTIDRGTYGPTVIGEGTKIDNLVMVAHNCRIGRHNMLCSQVGIAGSTTTGDYVVMAGQVGVRDHVHIGRGAVLGAMAGITADVPEGAHMLGAPATPERDQKLIQGTIAKLPELRRQIKTIQAAVDKLLAAHGTGKQAA, encoded by the coding sequence ATGGCATACACTCTGACTGACATCGCGCAGTTGGTCGACGGCACACCCGTCGGAGATCCCACGACGTCGATACGCGGCGTGGCCGTGCTCTACGACGCGGGCTCTGGCGACGTGACGCTGATTGACAACGCCGAAAAAGCGGCGCGACTCGGCGAGTCGCGCGCGGCAGCGGCAATCGTCCCGCGAGGTGTCACCTGCGGACTGCTGCCGACAGTCGAGGTGGACGATGTACACGCGGCGTTTGCCCGCGTGGTGGCACTCTTCCGCCCGCAGCGCAAAGCGAAGCGCATCGGCATCAGTTCCAAAGCCACGATCAGCGCCACAGCCCAGTTGGGTCACGACGTCGATGTTTACGCCGGCGTCACGATCGCCGACGACGTCGAGATCGGCAATGGCTGCACGATACACGCCGGAGTCCAGATACTGGCGGGGTGCAAGATCGGAGCCGGTGTCACGATCTACCCTAACGCGGTGCTGTACGAAGATACGATCGTCGGTCCGCGTTCCACAATTCATGCCGGAGTCGTGCTCGGGGCGCATGGCTTCGGCTACAAGTTTGTCGACGGGCGGCATGTGTTGGCCAGCCAGTTTGGCTGGGTCGAACTGGGAGCCGACGTCGATGTCGGCGCCGGATCGACCATCGACCGCGGTACCTACGGCCCGACCGTGATTGGCGAGGGGACGAAGATCGACAACCTCGTCATGGTGGCGCACAACTGCCGCATCGGTCGCCACAACATGCTTTGCTCTCAAGTCGGCATCGCCGGCAGCACCACGACGGGCGACTACGTAGTGATGGCGGGCCAGGTTGGCGTGCGCGACCACGTGCACATCGGCCGCGGCGCCGTACTTGGCGCGATGGCAGGAATCACGGCCGACGTGCCCGAAGGGGCGCACATGCTAGGAGCCCCGGCCACGCCCGAGCGCGATCAGAAGCTAATCCAGGGCACGATCGCCAAGCTGCCCGAGCTACGCCGCCAAATCAAAACCATCCAGGCCGCAGTCGACAAATTGCTCGCTGCCCACGGCACGGGCAAACAGGCCGCGTGA